A genomic window from Planococcus rifietoensis includes:
- the cysK gene encoding cysteine synthase A: MARVGNSITELIGQTPIVKLNRLTGPEDAEVYVKLEYFNPGSSVKDRIALAMIEAAEKSGDLKEGDTLIEPTSGNTGIGLAMIAAAKGYRSVLVMPETMSMERRNLLRAYGAELVLTPGPDGMNGPNGAIKTAEKLAAENSWFMPQQFNNEANPEVHRLTTGPEIVEAMDQLDGFISGIGTGGTITGAGQVLKEHYPNIHIVAVEPTDSPVLSGGKPGPHKIQGIGAGFVPAVLNTEIYDEIMQVSNEQSYEFARRTAREEGILGGVSSGAAIYAALELAKRLGKGKKVLAILPSNGERYLSTPLYQFDENNG; encoded by the coding sequence ATGGCACGAGTAGGAAATTCAATTACCGAATTGATTGGGCAAACACCGATTGTTAAATTAAACCGGCTGACAGGACCTGAAGATGCGGAAGTTTACGTTAAATTGGAATACTTCAACCCAGGCTCCAGCGTAAAAGACCGGATTGCACTCGCGATGATCGAAGCGGCAGAAAAATCCGGTGACTTAAAAGAAGGCGATACCTTAATCGAACCGACAAGCGGCAATACGGGGATCGGCCTCGCGATGATTGCTGCAGCAAAAGGCTATCGCAGCGTACTCGTCATGCCTGAAACAATGAGCATGGAACGCCGCAACTTGTTGCGCGCATATGGTGCGGAACTAGTGTTAACGCCAGGCCCAGACGGCATGAACGGCCCGAACGGCGCCATCAAGACGGCCGAAAAACTGGCGGCTGAAAACTCTTGGTTCATGCCCCAGCAATTCAATAACGAAGCAAACCCTGAAGTGCATCGTCTGACCACAGGGCCTGAAATCGTCGAAGCGATGGATCAACTGGACGGCTTCATTTCGGGCATTGGGACAGGCGGCACGATTACTGGTGCTGGGCAAGTATTGAAAGAACACTACCCGAATATCCACATCGTAGCTGTCGAACCGACGGATTCCCCGGTCTTGTCCGGCGGGAAACCAGGCCCCCACAAAATTCAAGGCATCGGTGCTGGCTTTGTGCCAGCCGTGTTGAACACAGAAATCTATGATGAAATCATGCAAGTAAGCAATGAGCAATCGTATGAATTTGCCCGCAGAACGGCACGCGAAGAAGGCATTCTTGGTGGCGTATCATCAGGAGCCGCGATCTACGCAGCGCTTGAACTGGCGAAAAGACTCGGCAAAGGCAAAAAAGTATTGGCGATCTTGCCATCAAACGGTGAACGTTATTTGAGCACTCCGCTTTACCAATTTGACGAAAATAACGGATGA
- the hslO gene encoding Hsp33 family molecular chaperone HslO has translation MPDYLVRGLGFNGNVRAFAVNTTETVGEAQRRHQTWPAATAALGRLMTGGVMFGAMLKGEDRVTLKIEAGGPIGYLLVDSDAKGNVRGYVANPQTHVDSKSGKLDVKGVVGTDGMLSVVKDQGMRDYFTGQTPIVSGEIAEDLTYYFVVSEQVPSSVGLGVLVDTDNSVLAAGGFIIQLMPDTDDETITLIEKRLANIEPVSSMIKRGLTPEGILEEVLGADNVQILEKMPVQFKCTCSKEKFAEGLIGLGKEEIRQMIDTDGQAEAECHFCHEKYHYNKEELEALLNELESK, from the coding sequence ATGCCAGATTATTTAGTTCGCGGACTTGGTTTTAATGGCAACGTTCGTGCATTTGCAGTCAATACGACAGAAACAGTAGGGGAGGCGCAGCGCCGCCACCAAACATGGCCTGCTGCAACCGCAGCTCTTGGGCGTTTAATGACAGGCGGCGTGATGTTTGGCGCGATGCTTAAAGGAGAAGACCGCGTCACCTTGAAAATCGAAGCAGGCGGGCCGATTGGATATCTATTGGTCGATAGCGACGCCAAAGGCAATGTGCGCGGCTATGTCGCCAACCCGCAAACCCATGTCGACAGCAAAAGCGGAAAGTTGGACGTCAAAGGTGTCGTCGGGACAGATGGCATGCTGTCGGTCGTCAAAGACCAAGGCATGCGCGATTATTTCACAGGACAGACGCCGATTGTCTCCGGGGAAATCGCGGAAGATTTGACCTATTATTTCGTCGTCTCCGAACAAGTGCCTTCTTCTGTTGGCCTGGGTGTTCTCGTTGATACCGATAATTCGGTACTCGCAGCAGGCGGCTTCATCATTCAGTTGATGCCCGATACCGATGACGAAACCATTACATTGATCGAAAAACGCTTGGCAAATATCGAACCGGTCTCGTCCATGATCAAGCGAGGGCTCACCCCTGAAGGTATCCTGGAAGAAGTACTGGGTGCCGATAACGTCCAGATTCTCGAGAAAATGCCTGTCCAGTTCAAGTGCACTTGCTCAAAAGAAAAATTTGCCGAAGGCCTCATAGGGCTCGGGAAAGAAGAAATTCGCCAAATGATCGACACAGACGGGCAAGCAGAAGCTGAATGCCATTTCTGCCACGAGAAATATCATTACAACAAAGAAGAATTGGAAGCGCTGCTCAATGAACTCGAATCGAAATAA
- a CDS encoding carbamoyl phosphate synthase small subunit, which yields MTGKLILANGASFTGSWHGSQAAVQGEVVFFTGMTGYEEVITDPSYKGQVIVFSYPLIGQYGIESLYAQSEKIQASGIIVAELYAGPLPKQAISLAQFAEAQGVPLLSGIDTRSVIQQVRETGTMPAQLLHEDAAEQPWQMIKTDFFPASAAAETKQIGDGPLHIGLVDFHYKASILKELLALGCTVSVIPYNGAADLPESLGVDGLLFSNGPGDPQALNSRLPVYRDWAERYPSFGICLGHQVLAAAFGAKTAKLAYGHRGANHPVKNNKTGRVSMSSQNHSYVVEAESLNETPFEVLYENVNDGSIEGLIHPQLPITTVQFHPEAAPGPADHLALFHQFLETANEMKKVKMHA from the coding sequence ATGACAGGAAAATTGATTTTGGCGAATGGCGCATCATTTACGGGATCGTGGCACGGCTCACAAGCGGCGGTACAGGGAGAGGTCGTCTTTTTCACCGGCATGACAGGCTATGAGGAAGTCATTACCGACCCTTCCTATAAAGGACAGGTCATCGTTTTTTCCTATCCATTGATCGGCCAATACGGCATCGAATCACTTTATGCACAATCCGAAAAAATCCAAGCCTCGGGCATCATCGTTGCAGAGCTGTATGCAGGCCCGTTACCCAAACAGGCAATTTCGCTGGCACAATTCGCCGAAGCGCAAGGCGTTCCGCTCCTGAGCGGCATCGATACACGCTCAGTCATCCAACAGGTTCGTGAAACGGGCACCATGCCGGCGCAGCTCCTTCACGAGGATGCGGCTGAACAACCGTGGCAAATGATCAAGACCGATTTTTTCCCAGCTAGCGCAGCGGCAGAGACGAAGCAAATCGGTGATGGCCCTTTGCATATCGGCCTGGTCGATTTCCATTACAAAGCTTCTATTTTAAAAGAATTGCTCGCTCTTGGCTGCACAGTGAGCGTCATCCCTTACAACGGAGCAGCCGACCTTCCCGAAAGTCTCGGCGTTGACGGGCTATTGTTCTCGAACGGCCCGGGAGACCCGCAAGCACTGAATAGTCGCTTGCCGGTCTATCGCGACTGGGCAGAACGCTATCCGTCGTTCGGCATTTGCCTCGGCCATCAGGTGCTGGCTGCTGCTTTCGGCGCGAAAACAGCGAAGCTCGCTTACGGCCATCGCGGGGCCAACCATCCCGTCAAAAACAATAAGACCGGACGCGTTAGCATGAGCTCCCAAAATCATAGCTATGTCGTCGAAGCGGAGAGCTTGAATGAAACGCCGTTCGAGGTGCTGTATGAAAACGTCAACGACGGCAGCATCGAAGGCTTGATCCATCCGCAATTGCCGATTACGACGGTTCAATTCCACCCGGAAGCAGCTCCCGGCCCAGCGGATCATCTCGCTTTGTTCCACCAGTTCCTAGAGACCGCAAATGAAATGAAGAAGGTGAAAATGCATGCCTAA
- a CDS encoding FtsB family cell division protein, with protein sequence MKREKMHENQGVTPLQNEYTRAAEIEDARKKRHKVVLYRRLAVFGLVVLLTSIWLGSTIYAQSQTIAGKEQLQQEKLAELEEVQKQQAKLEEQIRLLNDDDYVSKLARKDYFLSDEGEIIFTLPNDAEKPQEDGEEKE encoded by the coding sequence GTGAAGAGAGAGAAAATGCATGAAAATCAGGGAGTGACCCCGCTGCAAAATGAATACACGCGGGCTGCAGAAATTGAAGACGCACGAAAAAAGCGGCACAAAGTAGTATTGTACAGACGCTTGGCGGTGTTCGGCTTGGTGGTGCTGTTGACGAGCATTTGGCTGGGCTCAACCATTTATGCACAATCCCAGACCATCGCAGGCAAAGAACAGCTGCAGCAGGAAAAGCTGGCCGAGCTTGAGGAAGTCCAGAAGCAGCAGGCCAAGCTTGAAGAGCAGATCCGTTTATTGAACGACGATGATTATGTGTCGAAGCTGGCGCGCAAAGATTATTTCCTGTCGGATGAGGGCGAGATTATTTTCACCTTGCCGAATGATGCCGAGAAACCGCAAGAAGATGGCGAAGAAAAAGAGTAG
- the ftsH gene encoding ATP-dependent zinc metalloprotease FtsH, which produces MNRIFRYTIFYLLIFLVIIGILGTFNNSNQPTQNIGYGDFLDALNAGEITEVTIQPDAQVYEVTGRMTDYDEGESFVTNVPIENEALVAQIDELATAQEDVEVEFLKAPQTSGWVSFFTGIIPFIIIFILFFFLLNQSQGGGGGRVMNFGKSKAKLYDDQKQKVRFDDVAGADEEKQELVEVVDFLKDPKRFGEIGARIPKGILLVGPPGTGKTLLARAVAGEAGVPFFSISGSDFVEMFVGVGASRVRDLFENAKKNAPCIIFIDEIDAVGRQRGAGLGGGHDEREQTLNQLLVEMDGFGANEGIIIIAATNRPDILDPALLRPGRFDRQITVGRPDVKGREEVLKVHARNKPLDDTVDMKAIAQRTPGFSGADLENLLNEAALVAARRNKKKIDMSDIDEATDRVIAGPAKKNRVISKKERNIVAYHESGHTVIGLILDDADIVHKVTIVPRGQAGGYAVMLPREDRYFMTKPELLDKIAGLLGGRVAEDIVFGEVSTGAHNDFQRATAIARSMVTEYGMSDKIGPIQFGQSQGGNVFLGRDFNSDQNYSDAIAFEIDQEIQRIIKEQYVRTKEILTEKRELLELLANTLLEVETLDAAQIMHLKEHGTLPERSYEALNGRYEKDEEGETDSDEVNPDVTGAPNDPSSGDLPEEGSSTDSQGPIREDRK; this is translated from the coding sequence ATGAATCGAATATTCCGATACACCATATTTTATCTACTGATATTCCTAGTCATCATCGGTATTCTAGGAACTTTCAATAATAGCAACCAACCGACGCAAAATATTGGCTATGGCGACTTTCTGGATGCGCTGAACGCTGGCGAAATTACAGAAGTGACCATCCAGCCGGACGCACAAGTGTACGAAGTGACCGGCCGCATGACAGATTATGATGAAGGCGAATCGTTTGTGACCAATGTACCAATCGAGAACGAAGCTTTGGTAGCGCAAATCGATGAGCTCGCGACAGCCCAAGAAGATGTGGAAGTCGAGTTTTTGAAAGCGCCGCAAACTAGCGGATGGGTTTCATTCTTTACCGGCATCATTCCATTCATCATCATCTTCATCCTGTTCTTCTTCTTGCTCAACCAATCACAAGGCGGCGGTGGCGGCCGAGTGATGAACTTCGGGAAAAGCAAGGCGAAATTATACGATGACCAGAAACAAAAAGTTCGCTTCGACGATGTAGCCGGAGCGGATGAAGAGAAGCAAGAGCTTGTCGAAGTAGTGGACTTCCTGAAAGATCCGAAACGCTTCGGTGAAATCGGTGCCCGCATTCCGAAGGGGATCTTGCTTGTCGGGCCTCCGGGTACCGGTAAAACTTTGCTTGCCCGCGCAGTAGCTGGCGAAGCAGGCGTGCCGTTCTTCTCCATCAGTGGTTCGGACTTCGTCGAAATGTTCGTCGGTGTCGGGGCTTCGCGTGTTCGTGATTTGTTCGAGAACGCGAAGAAAAACGCACCATGTATCATCTTCATCGATGAAATCGATGCAGTCGGCCGCCAGCGCGGCGCCGGCCTTGGCGGCGGGCATGATGAGCGTGAACAAACGCTTAACCAATTGCTCGTCGAAATGGACGGCTTCGGCGCGAACGAAGGCATCATTATCATCGCTGCAACCAACCGTCCGGATATCCTGGATCCGGCACTTCTGCGTCCTGGCCGTTTTGACCGCCAGATCACAGTCGGCCGCCCGGATGTTAAAGGACGCGAAGAAGTGTTGAAAGTCCATGCGCGCAACAAGCCGCTTGACGACACTGTCGACATGAAGGCGATTGCCCAGCGGACGCCTGGCTTCTCCGGTGCAGACCTTGAGAACTTATTGAACGAAGCAGCTCTTGTAGCCGCTCGCCGCAATAAAAAGAAAATCGACATGTCCGATATCGACGAAGCGACAGACCGCGTTATTGCCGGTCCGGCTAAGAAGAATCGTGTCATTTCGAAAAAAGAACGCAATATCGTCGCTTACCACGAATCAGGGCATACCGTAATCGGCCTGATCCTGGATGATGCGGATATCGTCCATAAAGTAACGATTGTCCCGCGCGGCCAGGCTGGCGGATATGCCGTCATGCTGCCACGTGAAGACCGTTACTTCATGACCAAACCGGAACTTCTCGATAAGATTGCCGGCTTGCTCGGCGGTCGTGTTGCAGAGGATATTGTCTTCGGTGAAGTATCCACTGGCGCGCACAATGACTTCCAGCGCGCAACAGCGATTGCCCGCAGCATGGTGACTGAATACGGGATGAGCGATAAGATCGGCCCGATTCAATTCGGCCAGTCCCAAGGCGGAAACGTCTTCCTTGGACGCGATTTCAATTCGGATCAAAACTATTCCGATGCCATCGCATTCGAGATCGACCAAGAAATCCAGCGCATCATTAAAGAGCAATATGTCCGGACGAAAGAGATCCTCACGGAGAAACGCGAGCTTCTCGAACTTCTCGCCAACACATTGCTCGAAGTGGAAACACTCGATGCTGCACAAATCATGCATTTGAAAGAACACGGAACCTTACCGGAACGTTCGTATGAAGCCTTGAATGGCCGATACGAAAAAGATGAAGAAGGCGAAACGGATTCAGACGAGGTAAACCCGGATGTGACGGGCGCACCGAATGATCCATCATCAGGAGATTTGCCGGAAGAAGGCTCATCCACTGATTCGCAAGGACCGATCCGAGAAGACCGTAAATAA
- a CDS encoding DinB family protein, which produces MEQQQVLQAFDDYEVYMESLQKTLSESDDAHKPIADGKWSIAQMVMHLAEWDRFIRSERLPHMEEGAHLDPLPEVDEFNRRAIDKADTMDFSSIVTQAIEERRLLRERLASATPSQWNAVFYVGDKNMTMGRYFGDLAEHDAHHFKQIDTFLT; this is translated from the coding sequence ATGGAACAACAGCAAGTCCTTCAGGCATTTGACGACTACGAAGTCTACATGGAATCGCTCCAAAAGACCTTATCCGAATCCGATGACGCACATAAGCCGATCGCAGACGGCAAATGGTCAATCGCGCAGATGGTCATGCATCTCGCAGAATGGGACCGTTTTATCCGCAGCGAGCGGCTGCCACATATGGAAGAAGGGGCGCATCTGGATCCTTTGCCAGAAGTTGATGAATTCAACCGCCGTGCCATCGATAAAGCCGACACGATGGATTTTTCGTCCATTGTCACACAAGCCATTGAAGAACGCCGTTTGTTGAGAGAGCGGCTGGCATCTGCCACTCCCAGTCAATGGAATGCCGTGTTCTACGTTGGTGATAAGAACATGACGATGGGTCGCTATTTCGGGGATCTCGCCGAACACGATGCCCACCATTTCAAACAGATCGATACTTTTTTAACATAA
- the tilS gene encoding tRNA lysidine(34) synthetase TilS, which produces MNHYEQTMLAYHTKHGLFETGERLVIGVSGGIDSMVLLYFLSKKRHQLGVHLTAVHIDHMLRGEQSAQDRRFVEQHCKLWEVPCESFAVPIPAILAENGGNTQSVCREERYRIFEQVMEKTGSTVLITAHHADDQLETILMEGMRGSLRNGAFGMRIKRPFGGGMLVRPQLAVTKAEIAQYAELDKVPYREDPSNASDTYTRNRIRKTIVPAMAQENPRASLHFSELAEQINEDAAFLQQLAEQTLKELLLSGQELLISAESFRSHPSALQKRMVLLLLNYLYDDKRVLITSHLAEQVRELLQSSSGTVFLHLPQNYMMIRQYDQVFFEKSKEFLQRQRADIGHVWSPPVLGSRYRVVPVGEEPEAENAVFWYFHSEETDFTLRGREPGDRILLAGMNQAKKLARLMIDEKIPSQQRDNWPIIVAGTNRVLLVPGLRTAACLSRTKRSEDNRVLVEQCIDYAK; this is translated from the coding sequence GTGAATCATTATGAACAAACGATGCTTGCATACCATACAAAACACGGGTTATTCGAAACTGGCGAGCGGCTCGTCATCGGCGTTTCGGGCGGCATCGATTCGATGGTTCTTTTGTATTTTCTCTCGAAAAAGCGGCATCAATTGGGCGTACACCTCACAGCAGTGCATATCGATCACATGCTGAGGGGGGAACAATCTGCGCAAGACCGCCGATTCGTCGAGCAGCATTGCAAACTGTGGGAGGTGCCGTGTGAAAGTTTTGCAGTCCCTATCCCTGCGATTTTAGCTGAAAATGGTGGAAACACGCAAAGTGTCTGTCGGGAAGAACGCTACCGGATATTTGAGCAAGTGATGGAAAAAACGGGATCCACCGTCCTCATCACGGCCCATCATGCAGACGACCAATTGGAGACCATTTTGATGGAAGGCATGCGCGGCAGCCTGCGAAACGGGGCTTTTGGCATGCGCATCAAGCGGCCATTTGGCGGCGGCATGCTCGTCCGGCCGCAGCTTGCTGTCACCAAAGCGGAAATTGCCCAGTATGCGGAACTGGACAAAGTGCCATACCGCGAAGACCCGAGCAATGCCAGTGACACTTACACGCGCAACCGCATCCGCAAGACCATCGTGCCGGCGATGGCACAAGAAAACCCTCGCGCTTCGTTACACTTTTCCGAGCTTGCCGAACAGATCAATGAAGATGCAGCGTTCCTTCAGCAGCTCGCCGAACAAACGCTAAAGGAATTGCTGCTATCAGGTCAGGAATTGCTTATTTCTGCCGAAAGTTTCAGAAGCCATCCCTCTGCTTTACAAAAAAGGATGGTTCTACTACTATTAAACTATCTATATGATGACAAGCGAGTGTTAATAACGAGCCATTTGGCGGAACAAGTGCGCGAGCTGCTGCAAAGTTCCTCGGGCACTGTTTTTTTACATTTGCCGCAAAATTATATGATGATACGCCAATACGACCAGGTATTCTTTGAAAAATCAAAAGAATTCCTCCAGCGCCAGCGGGCGGATATCGGCCATGTTTGGTCGCCGCCTGTCCTGGGTTCCCGTTACCGGGTTGTGCCAGTGGGCGAAGAGCCGGAAGCAGAGAATGCCGTTTTTTGGTATTTCCACTCCGAAGAGACGGATTTTACGCTCCGCGGAAGGGAGCCTGGCGACCGCATCTTGCTTGCGGGCATGAACCAGGCGAAAAAACTGGCGCGGCTGATGATTGATGAGAAGATCCCATCGCAACAGCGGGACAACTGGCCAATCATCGTAGCCGGAACAAATCGAGTATTACTGGTGCCCGGTTTGCGCACCGCCGCTTGCCTGAGCCGGACTAAGCGTTCGGAAGACAACCGAGTATTAGTTGAACAATGCATAGACTATGCAAAATGA
- a CDS encoding type III pantothenate kinase, producing the protein MILVMDTGNTNIVLGVYDNETLLHHWRMETDRHKTEDEYAMQIKAFLNHVGLGFEAIDGVIMSSVVPPIMFALERMAQKYFHTKALIVGPGVKTGLNIKYENPREVGADRIVNAVAAIQEYGGPLIIVDFGTANTFCYIDEKNQYQGGAIAPGIQSSTEALYTRASKLPRIEIARPDSVVGKNTISAMQAGIVYGYVGQAEGIITRMKKQSKQHPTVIATGGLAPLIAAESDMIDHVDPFLTLKGLHFIYKRNQA; encoded by the coding sequence ATGATCTTAGTGATGGATACAGGCAATACCAATATCGTCCTTGGCGTATACGATAATGAAACACTGCTGCACCATTGGCGGATGGAAACCGACCGCCACAAAACCGAAGATGAATACGCCATGCAGATCAAAGCATTTTTGAATCATGTCGGACTGGGCTTTGAAGCGATTGACGGCGTCATCATGTCATCCGTCGTCCCGCCGATCATGTTTGCGCTAGAGCGCATGGCACAAAAATATTTCCATACCAAAGCGCTGATCGTCGGGCCTGGTGTCAAGACCGGCCTCAACATTAAATACGAAAACCCGCGTGAAGTCGGTGCAGACCGCATCGTCAATGCCGTCGCAGCGATACAGGAATACGGCGGCCCCTTGATCATCGTCGACTTCGGCACTGCCAATACTTTCTGTTACATCGACGAAAAAAATCAATACCAAGGCGGCGCCATCGCCCCGGGGATCCAAAGCTCGACCGAAGCGCTGTACACGCGCGCTTCGAAATTGCCGCGCATTGAAATCGCGCGTCCCGATTCGGTTGTCGGGAAAAATACCATTTCGGCCATGCAGGCGGGCATCGTCTATGGCTACGTCGGCCAAGCAGAAGGCATTATCACTCGCATGAAAAAACAAAGCAAGCAGCATCCGACCGTCATCGCGACAGGCGGACTTGCGCCGTTAATTGCCGCAGAGTCGGATATGATCGACCATGTCGACCCGTTTTTAACATTGAAAGGCCTGCATTTCATTTATAAACGCAATCAAGCGTAA
- a CDS encoding peptidyl-prolyl cis-trans isomerase: MNSNRNNTTPPKQKRHLKTKPVLMVIGILLLANLLWFIAWLIPNGSSAANEEVAAVDGEEITRAEWMASMEQQHGRSALLELVNEKVMAAAADDYGIEVSDKEIDLELAMMRTAQDGTEELLYASDTERQREKVKAQLILEKVLTKDVLIDDQAIKDFYEDNRAIYDVKDSYRTSMIVLNSKAEAEETIKELDSGSSFEALARERSIDNATGNLGGDIGFVSPGQASIDSQIAKTVETIEPGSWSAPLALEDGRTAVIMVKEKIEGRAFSYDEVKEHISRELALEQLPQSVSPEAFWQEFNAEWFYGEGE, from the coding sequence ATGAACTCGAATCGAAATAACACAACACCACCGAAACAGAAACGCCACTTGAAAACGAAACCCGTATTAATGGTCATCGGTATTTTATTGCTGGCTAATTTGCTATGGTTCATCGCTTGGCTCATTCCAAATGGCAGCAGTGCCGCAAACGAGGAAGTCGCAGCAGTCGATGGCGAGGAAATTACCCGTGCCGAATGGATGGCATCGATGGAACAGCAGCACGGCCGAAGTGCCCTTCTCGAATTGGTCAATGAAAAAGTCATGGCCGCTGCAGCAGATGATTACGGCATCGAAGTATCCGATAAGGAAATCGATCTTGAATTGGCCATGATGCGGACCGCGCAGGACGGCACCGAAGAACTGCTGTATGCCAGTGACACCGAACGCCAGCGCGAAAAAGTGAAAGCGCAATTAATCTTGGAGAAGGTTTTGACGAAAGATGTCCTCATCGATGACCAGGCCATCAAAGATTTCTATGAAGACAACCGGGCGATCTACGACGTCAAAGACTCATACCGCACAAGCATGATCGTCTTGAATTCCAAAGCAGAAGCGGAAGAAACGATCAAAGAACTCGACAGCGGCTCGAGCTTTGAAGCACTTGCCCGCGAGCGTTCCATCGATAACGCCACCGGTAACCTCGGAGGAGATATCGGCTTTGTATCTCCCGGCCAAGCATCGATCGATTCCCAAATCGCAAAAACGGTCGAAACCATCGAACCTGGCTCGTGGTCAGCTCCACTAGCACTTGAAGATGGCCGGACCGCCGTCATTATGGTGAAAGAAAAAATCGAAGGCCGCGCGTTCAGCTACGATGAAGTGAAAGAACACATCAGCCGGGAGCTGGCACTCGAACAATTGCCTCAATCGGTTTCTCCCGAAGCCTTCTGGCAAGAATTCAATGCTGAATGGTTTTACGGCGAAGGAGAATAA
- the hpt gene encoding hypoxanthine phosphoribosyltransferase, whose amino-acid sequence MLQKDIKEVLISEQQLQEKARELGDTLTRDYEGKYPLAIGVLKGAMPFMGDLMKRFDGYVEMDFMDVSSYGNATVSSGEVKIVKDLNASVEGRDLLIIEDIIDSGLTLSYLVDLFKYRKANSIKIVTLLDKPTGRKVDLKADYIGFEVPDAFVVGYGLDYAEKYRNLPYIGILKPAVYSGEEE is encoded by the coding sequence ATGCTACAAAAGGACATTAAAGAAGTATTGATCAGCGAACAACAGCTTCAGGAAAAAGCACGCGAACTCGGCGACACATTGACGCGTGATTATGAAGGGAAATACCCGCTTGCCATCGGCGTATTAAAAGGCGCTATGCCATTCATGGGCGACCTCATGAAACGTTTTGACGGTTATGTGGAAATGGATTTCATGGATGTTTCAAGCTACGGAAACGCAACGGTTTCTTCAGGCGAAGTCAAAATCGTCAAGGATTTGAACGCAAGCGTCGAAGGCCGTGACTTGCTGATCATCGAAGACATTATCGACAGTGGGCTGACACTGAGCTATTTGGTGGACTTGTTCAAATACCGCAAAGCGAATTCCATTAAAATCGTCACGCTTCTCGACAAGCCAACTGGCCGCAAAGTGGACTTAAAAGCGGATTATATCGGCTTTGAAGTGCCGGATGCGTTCGTTGTCGGCTACGGCTTGGACTACGCAGAAAAGTACCGCAACCTTCCATATATTGGAATTCTTAAGCCAGCTGTCTATAGCGGCGAAGAGGAATAG
- a CDS encoding S1 domain-containing RNA-binding protein, whose translation MSIEVGSKLEGKVTGITNFGAFVQLPTGATGLVHISEVADNYVKDINDHLKVGEMVEVKVMNVEADGKIGLSIRKAKPQPEGGTSRPSRPRPNNRSFDRAPKETFETKMAKFLKDSEDNLSTLKRATESKRGGRGAKRG comes from the coding sequence ATGTCGATTGAAGTAGGCAGCAAGTTAGAAGGAAAAGTCACGGGTATTACAAACTTTGGAGCGTTCGTACAGCTTCCAACCGGTGCAACAGGCCTTGTGCATATTAGTGAAGTCGCCGACAACTATGTGAAAGATATTAACGATCACTTGAAAGTTGGCGAAATGGTAGAAGTGAAAGTGATGAATGTAGAAGCAGACGGGAAAATCGGTTTGTCGATCCGCAAAGCGAAGCCTCAGCCAGAAGGCGGCACAAGCCGTCCAAGCCGTCCGCGTCCGAACAATCGTTCTTTTGACCGCGCCCCTAAGGAAACCTTCGAAACGAAGATGGCAAAATTCCTGAAAGACAGCGAAGACAACCTGTCGACGCTAAAGCGTGCCACAGAATCCAAGCGTGGCGGTCGTGGAGCGAAAAGAGGCTAA